A region of Bos javanicus breed banteng chromosome 17, ARS-OSU_banteng_1.0, whole genome shotgun sequence DNA encodes the following proteins:
- the ARVCF gene encoding splicing regulator ARVCF isoform X4, translating to MEDCSVRSAATILASVREQEARFELLTRALEQERRHVALQLERAQQPGAGGGQSLPMAWQQLVLQEQSPGSQASLATMPEAPEVLEETVTVEEDPGTPTSHVSIVTSEDGTTRRTETKVTKTVKTVTTRTLRQVPVGPDGLPLLDGGPPLGPFTDGPLDRHFLLRGGGPAATLSRTCLGGGGGFPDEPRDVPGYGSLSRGLGVRPPRGGPPGPGPGDGCFTLPSRREAFPVGPGPEPGPPASRSQPERFQAEPYGLEDDARSLAADEEGAPELEPDYGTAARRRPDCGRGLRSRAYEDVADDGGELMEERPPFPATAAPLAQPERGSLGSLERVVRRSPSADSARKEPRWRDPELPEVLAMLRHPADPVKANAAAYLQHLCFENEAVKRRVRQLRGLPLLVALLDHPRAEVRRRACGALRNLSYGRDADNKAAIRDCGGVPALVRLLRAARDSEVRELVTGTLWNLSSYEPLKMVIIDHGLQTLTHEVIVPNSGWEPEPNEDSKPRDAEWTTVFKNTSGCLRNVSSDGAEARRRLRECEGLVDALLHALQSAVGRKDTDNKSVENCVCIVRNLSYHVHKEVPGAERYQEAEPGPPGGSGSAQRRSREDAGCFGGKKAKGKRDGEMDQNSDTLDLPKRTEAAKGFELLYQPEVVRLYLSLLTESRNFNTLEAAAGALQNLSAGNWVWATYIRAAVRKERGLPVLVELLQSETDKVVRAVAIALRNLSLDRRNKDLIGSYAMAELVRNVRSAQAPARPGVRLEEDTVVAVLNTIHEIVSDSLDNARSLLQARGVPALVALGASSQSVREAKAASHVLQTVWSYKELRSALQKDGWSKARFQSAAANARGPKAAPSPGGLDDSTLPLVEKSLDGEKPGGRDMIPMEALGPDGYSTMDRRERRPRGSDPAGETSEKEPLKPDPSRKAPPPGPSRPAVRLVDAVGDARPQPVDSWV from the exons ATGGAGGACTGCAGCGTGCGCTCGGCCGCCACCATCCTGGCCTCGGTGAGAGAGCAGGAGGCCCGCTTCGAGCTGCTGACGCGGGCGCTGGAGCAGGAGCGGCGCCATGTCGCCCTGCAGCTGGAGCGCGCCCAGCAGCCTGGCGCAGGCGGCGGGCAGTCCCTGCCCATGGCCTGGCAACAGCTGGTTCTGCAG GAGCAGAGCCCGGGCAGCCAGGCCTCACTGGCCACGATGCCGGAGGCGCCCGAGGTGCTGGAGGAGACCGTGACGGTGGAAGAGGACCCgggcacccccacctcccacgTGTCCATCGTCACGTCGGAAGACGGCACCACGCGCCGCACGGAGACCAAG GTCACCAAGACAGTCAAGACGGTGACCACGAGGACCCTGCGCCAGGTGCCCGTGGGCCCCGACGGCCTCCCCCTGCTGGACGGCGGGCCCCCCCTGGGCCCCTTCACCGACGGCCCCCTGGACCGGCACTTCCTGCTGCGTGGGGGCGGCCCAGCGGCCACGCTCTCCCGCACCTGCCTCGGCGGCGGGGGCGGCTTTCCCGACGAGCCCCGCGACGTCCCCGGCTACGGAAGCCTGTCTCGAGGGCTGGGCGTCCGGCCCCCACGCGGAGgccccccaggcccaggccccgGCGATGGCTGCTTCACCCTGCCCAGCCGCCGGGAGGCCTTTCCTGTGGGGCCAGGGCCGGAGCCGGGGCCGCCGGCCAGCCGCTCACAGCCCGAGCGGTTCCAGGCGGAGCCCTATGGCTTGGAGGACGACGCTCGCAGCCTGGCAGCCGACGAAGAAGGGGCCCCTGAGCTGGAGCCGGACTACGGCACCGCCGCGCGGAGGAGGCCGGACTGTGGGCGGGGCCTGCGCTCCAG GGCCTACGAGGACGTGGCGGACGACGGCGGCGAGCTGATGGAGGAGCGGCCGCCCTTCCCCGCCACCGCGGCGCCCCTGGCGCAGCCGGAACGCGGCAGCCTGGGCAGCCTGGAGCGGGTGGTGCGGCGCTCGCCCTCGGCAGACAGTGCCCGCAAGGAGCCACGCTGGCGGGACCCCGAGCTGCCCGAGGTGCTCGCCATGCTGCGGCACCCCGCGGACCCCGTGAAGGCCAACGCGGCCGCCTACCTGCAGCACCTGTGCTTCGAGAACGAGGCCGTCAAGAGGCGCGTGCGGCAGCTGCGGGGGCTGCCGCTGCTCGTGGCCCTGCTGGACCACCCGCGGGCGGAGGTGCGGCGCCGCGCCTGCGGGGCACTGCGGAACCTCTCCTACGGCCGGGACGCCGACAACAAGGCGGCCATCCGGGACTGTGGCGGAGTGCCCGCCCTGGTGCGCCTGCTGCGGGCAGCGCGGGACAGCGAAGTCCGCGAGCTTGTCACAG GCACGCTCTGGAACCTGTCATCCTACGAGCCCCTGAAGATGGTCATCATCGACCATGGCCTGCAGACGCTGACCCACGAGGTCATCGTGCCGAACTCGGGCTGGGAGCCGGAGCCCAATGAGGACTCCAAGCCACGGGACGCCGAGTGGACAACCGTTTTCAAGAACACGTCAGGTTGCCTGAG GAATGTGAGCTCAGACGGCGCAGAGGCCCGGCGGCGGCTCCGCGAGTGTGAGGGGCTGGTGGACGCCCTGCTGCACGCTCTGCAGTCGGCCGTGGGCAGGAAGGACACTGACAACAAG TCGGTGGAGAACTGTGTGTGCATTGTCCGGAACCTCTCCTACCACGTGCATAAGGAGGTGCCGGGGGCCGAAAGGTACCAGGAGGCCGAGCCCGGGCCCCCGGGTGGTTCTGGGAGCGCCCAGCGCCGGAGCAGGGAGGACGCCGGCTGCTTCGGTGGCAAGAAGGCCAAAG GGAAGCGGGATGGAGAGATGGACCAGAACTCGGACACCCTGGACCTGCCCAAGCGCACTGAGGCTGCCAAGG GCTTCGAGCTGCTGTACCAGCCCGAGGTGGTGCGTCTCTACCTGTCCCTCCTGACGGAGAGCCGCAACTTCAACACCCTGGAGGCCGCGGCCGGCGCCCTGCAGAACCTCAGCGCCGGGAACTGGGTG TGGGCCACGTACATCCGCGCCGCGGTGCGCAAGGAGCGCGGGCTGCCGGTGCTGGTGGAGCTGCTGCAGTCGGAGACCGACAAGGTGGTGCGCGCCGTCGCCATCGCCCTGCGCAACCTCTCGCTCGACCGGCGCAACAAAGACCTTATCG GGAGCTACGCCATGGCCGAGCTTGTGAGAAACGTGCGCAGCGCGCAGGCGCCCGCCCGGCCCGGTGTccgcctggaggaggacacagtggTGGCCGTGCTCAACACGATCCACGAGATCGTGTCCGACAGTCTGGACAACGCGCGCTCGCTGCTGCAAGCTCGCGGCGTGCCCGCGCTGGTGGCACTGGGCGCCTCCAG CCAATCGGTGCGCGAGGCGAAGGCCGCGTCGCACGTGCTGCAGACCGTGTGGAGCTACAAGGAGCTGCGCAGCGCCCTCCAGAAGGACGGCTGGAGCAAGGCGCGCTTCCAG TCAGCCGCTGCTAATGCCAGGGGCCCCAAGGCAGCCCCGAGTCCGGGAGGCTTGGACGACAGCACGCTGCCGCTGGTGGAAAAGAGCCTGG ACGGTGAGAAGCCAGGCGGCCGGGACATGATCCCCATGGAGGCGCTTGGTCCAG ATGGCTACTCCACCATGGACAGGAGGGAGCGTAGGCCTCGAGGCAGTGACCCAGCGGGGGAGACCTCTGAGAAGGAGCCGTTGAAA CCCGACCCCAGCAGGAAGGCTCCTCCGCCCGGGCCCAGCAGGCCTGCAGTCAGGCTGGTGGACGCTGTGGGGGACGCCAGGCCTCAGCCTGTCGACTCCTGGGTCTAG
- the ARVCF gene encoding splicing regulator ARVCF isoform X1, translating to MEDCSVRSAATILASVREQEARFELLTRALEQERRHVALQLERAQQPGAGGGQSLPMAWQQLVLQEQSPGSQASLATMPEAPEVLEETVTVEEDPGTPTSHVSIVTSEDGTTRRTETKVTKTVKTVTTRTLRQVPVGPDGLPLLDGGPPLGPFTDGPLDRHFLLRGGGPAATLSRTCLGGGGGFPDEPRDVPGYGSLSRGLGVRPPRGGPPGPGPGDGCFTLPSRREAFPVGPGPEPGPPASRSQPERFQAEPYGLEDDARSLAADEEGAPELEPDYGTAARRRPDCGRGLRSRAYEDVADDGGELMEERPPFPATAAPLAQPERGSLGSLERVVRRSPSADSARKEPRWRDPELPEVLAMLRHPADPVKANAAAYLQHLCFENEAVKRRVRQLRGLPLLVALLDHPRAEVRRRACGALRNLSYGRDADNKAAIRDCGGVPALVRLLRAARDSEVRELVTGTLWNLSSYEPLKMVIIDHGLQTLTHEVIVPNSGWEPEPNEDSKPRDAEWTTVFKNTSGCLRNVSSDGAEARRRLRECEGLVDALLHALQSAVGRKDTDNKSVENCVCIVRNLSYHVHKEVPGAERYQEAEPGPPGGSGSAQRRSREDAGCFGGKKAKEEWFHQGKRDGEMDQNSDTLDLPKRTEAAKGFELLYQPEVVRLYLSLLTESRNFNTLEAAAGALQNLSAGNWVWATYIRAAVRKERGLPVLVELLQSETDKVVRAVAIALRNLSLDRRNKDLIGSYAMAELVRNVRSAQAPARPGVRLEEDTVVAVLNTIHEIVSDSLDNARSLLQARGVPALVALGASSQSVREAKAASHVLQTVWSYKELRSALQKDGWSKARFQSAAANARGPKAAPSPGGLDDSTLPLVEKSLDGEKPGGRDMIPMEALGPADGYSTMDRRERRPRGSDPAGETSEKEPLKPDPSRKAPPPGPSRPAVRLVDAVGDARPQPVDSWV from the exons ATGGAGGACTGCAGCGTGCGCTCGGCCGCCACCATCCTGGCCTCGGTGAGAGAGCAGGAGGCCCGCTTCGAGCTGCTGACGCGGGCGCTGGAGCAGGAGCGGCGCCATGTCGCCCTGCAGCTGGAGCGCGCCCAGCAGCCTGGCGCAGGCGGCGGGCAGTCCCTGCCCATGGCCTGGCAACAGCTGGTTCTGCAG GAGCAGAGCCCGGGCAGCCAGGCCTCACTGGCCACGATGCCGGAGGCGCCCGAGGTGCTGGAGGAGACCGTGACGGTGGAAGAGGACCCgggcacccccacctcccacgTGTCCATCGTCACGTCGGAAGACGGCACCACGCGCCGCACGGAGACCAAG GTCACCAAGACAGTCAAGACGGTGACCACGAGGACCCTGCGCCAGGTGCCCGTGGGCCCCGACGGCCTCCCCCTGCTGGACGGCGGGCCCCCCCTGGGCCCCTTCACCGACGGCCCCCTGGACCGGCACTTCCTGCTGCGTGGGGGCGGCCCAGCGGCCACGCTCTCCCGCACCTGCCTCGGCGGCGGGGGCGGCTTTCCCGACGAGCCCCGCGACGTCCCCGGCTACGGAAGCCTGTCTCGAGGGCTGGGCGTCCGGCCCCCACGCGGAGgccccccaggcccaggccccgGCGATGGCTGCTTCACCCTGCCCAGCCGCCGGGAGGCCTTTCCTGTGGGGCCAGGGCCGGAGCCGGGGCCGCCGGCCAGCCGCTCACAGCCCGAGCGGTTCCAGGCGGAGCCCTATGGCTTGGAGGACGACGCTCGCAGCCTGGCAGCCGACGAAGAAGGGGCCCCTGAGCTGGAGCCGGACTACGGCACCGCCGCGCGGAGGAGGCCGGACTGTGGGCGGGGCCTGCGCTCCAG GGCCTACGAGGACGTGGCGGACGACGGCGGCGAGCTGATGGAGGAGCGGCCGCCCTTCCCCGCCACCGCGGCGCCCCTGGCGCAGCCGGAACGCGGCAGCCTGGGCAGCCTGGAGCGGGTGGTGCGGCGCTCGCCCTCGGCAGACAGTGCCCGCAAGGAGCCACGCTGGCGGGACCCCGAGCTGCCCGAGGTGCTCGCCATGCTGCGGCACCCCGCGGACCCCGTGAAGGCCAACGCGGCCGCCTACCTGCAGCACCTGTGCTTCGAGAACGAGGCCGTCAAGAGGCGCGTGCGGCAGCTGCGGGGGCTGCCGCTGCTCGTGGCCCTGCTGGACCACCCGCGGGCGGAGGTGCGGCGCCGCGCCTGCGGGGCACTGCGGAACCTCTCCTACGGCCGGGACGCCGACAACAAGGCGGCCATCCGGGACTGTGGCGGAGTGCCCGCCCTGGTGCGCCTGCTGCGGGCAGCGCGGGACAGCGAAGTCCGCGAGCTTGTCACAG GCACGCTCTGGAACCTGTCATCCTACGAGCCCCTGAAGATGGTCATCATCGACCATGGCCTGCAGACGCTGACCCACGAGGTCATCGTGCCGAACTCGGGCTGGGAGCCGGAGCCCAATGAGGACTCCAAGCCACGGGACGCCGAGTGGACAACCGTTTTCAAGAACACGTCAGGTTGCCTGAG GAATGTGAGCTCAGACGGCGCAGAGGCCCGGCGGCGGCTCCGCGAGTGTGAGGGGCTGGTGGACGCCCTGCTGCACGCTCTGCAGTCGGCCGTGGGCAGGAAGGACACTGACAACAAG TCGGTGGAGAACTGTGTGTGCATTGTCCGGAACCTCTCCTACCACGTGCATAAGGAGGTGCCGGGGGCCGAAAGGTACCAGGAGGCCGAGCCCGGGCCCCCGGGTGGTTCTGGGAGCGCCCAGCGCCGGAGCAGGGAGGACGCCGGCTGCTTCGGTGGCAAGAAGGCCAAAG AAGAGTGGTTCCATCAAG GGAAGCGGGATGGAGAGATGGACCAGAACTCGGACACCCTGGACCTGCCCAAGCGCACTGAGGCTGCCAAGG GCTTCGAGCTGCTGTACCAGCCCGAGGTGGTGCGTCTCTACCTGTCCCTCCTGACGGAGAGCCGCAACTTCAACACCCTGGAGGCCGCGGCCGGCGCCCTGCAGAACCTCAGCGCCGGGAACTGGGTG TGGGCCACGTACATCCGCGCCGCGGTGCGCAAGGAGCGCGGGCTGCCGGTGCTGGTGGAGCTGCTGCAGTCGGAGACCGACAAGGTGGTGCGCGCCGTCGCCATCGCCCTGCGCAACCTCTCGCTCGACCGGCGCAACAAAGACCTTATCG GGAGCTACGCCATGGCCGAGCTTGTGAGAAACGTGCGCAGCGCGCAGGCGCCCGCCCGGCCCGGTGTccgcctggaggaggacacagtggTGGCCGTGCTCAACACGATCCACGAGATCGTGTCCGACAGTCTGGACAACGCGCGCTCGCTGCTGCAAGCTCGCGGCGTGCCCGCGCTGGTGGCACTGGGCGCCTCCAG CCAATCGGTGCGCGAGGCGAAGGCCGCGTCGCACGTGCTGCAGACCGTGTGGAGCTACAAGGAGCTGCGCAGCGCCCTCCAGAAGGACGGCTGGAGCAAGGCGCGCTTCCAG TCAGCCGCTGCTAATGCCAGGGGCCCCAAGGCAGCCCCGAGTCCGGGAGGCTTGGACGACAGCACGCTGCCGCTGGTGGAAAAGAGCCTGG ACGGTGAGAAGCCAGGCGGCCGGGACATGATCCCCATGGAGGCGCTTGGTCCAG CAGATGGCTACTCCACCATGGACAGGAGGGAGCGTAGGCCTCGAGGCAGTGACCCAGCGGGGGAGACCTCTGAGAAGGAGCCGTTGAAA CCCGACCCCAGCAGGAAGGCTCCTCCGCCCGGGCCCAGCAGGCCTGCAGTCAGGCTGGTGGACGCTGTGGGGGACGCCAGGCCTCAGCCTGTCGACTCCTGGGTCTAG
- the ARVCF gene encoding splicing regulator ARVCF isoform X2, translating into MEDCSVRSAATILASVREQEARFELLTRALEQERRHVALQLERAQQPGAGGGQSLPMAWQQLVLQEQSPGSQASLATMPEAPEVLEETVTVEEDPGTPTSHVSIVTSEDGTTRRTETKVTKTVKTVTTRTLRQVPVGPDGLPLLDGGPPLGPFTDGPLDRHFLLRGGGPAATLSRTCLGGGGGFPDEPRDVPGYGSLSRGLGVRPPRGGPPGPGPGDGCFTLPSRREAFPVGPGPEPGPPASRSQPERFQAEPYGLEDDARSLAADEEGAPELEPDYGTAARRRPDCGRGLRSRAYEDVADDGGELMEERPPFPATAAPLAQPERGSLGSLERVVRRSPSADSARKEPRWRDPELPEVLAMLRHPADPVKANAAAYLQHLCFENEAVKRRVRQLRGLPLLVALLDHPRAEVRRRACGALRNLSYGRDADNKAAIRDCGGVPALVRLLRAARDSEVRELVTGTLWNLSSYEPLKMVIIDHGLQTLTHEVIVPNSGWEPEPNEDSKPRDAEWTTVFKNTSGCLRNVSSDGAEARRRLRECEGLVDALLHALQSAVGRKDTDNKSVENCVCIVRNLSYHVHKEVPGAERYQEAEPGPPGGSGSAQRRSREDAGCFGGKKAKEEWFHQGKRDGEMDQNSDTLDLPKRTEAAKGFELLYQPEVVRLYLSLLTESRNFNTLEAAAGALQNLSAGNWVWATYIRAAVRKERGLPVLVELLQSETDKVVRAVAIALRNLSLDRRNKDLIGSYAMAELVRNVRSAQAPARPGVRLEEDTVVAVLNTIHEIVSDSLDNARSLLQARGVPALVALGASSQSVREAKAASHVLQTVWSYKELRSALQKDGWSKARFQSAAANARGPKAAPSPGGLDDSTLPLVEKSLDGEKPGGRDMIPMEALGPDGYSTMDRRERRPRGSDPAGETSEKEPLKPDPSRKAPPPGPSRPAVRLVDAVGDARPQPVDSWV; encoded by the exons ATGGAGGACTGCAGCGTGCGCTCGGCCGCCACCATCCTGGCCTCGGTGAGAGAGCAGGAGGCCCGCTTCGAGCTGCTGACGCGGGCGCTGGAGCAGGAGCGGCGCCATGTCGCCCTGCAGCTGGAGCGCGCCCAGCAGCCTGGCGCAGGCGGCGGGCAGTCCCTGCCCATGGCCTGGCAACAGCTGGTTCTGCAG GAGCAGAGCCCGGGCAGCCAGGCCTCACTGGCCACGATGCCGGAGGCGCCCGAGGTGCTGGAGGAGACCGTGACGGTGGAAGAGGACCCgggcacccccacctcccacgTGTCCATCGTCACGTCGGAAGACGGCACCACGCGCCGCACGGAGACCAAG GTCACCAAGACAGTCAAGACGGTGACCACGAGGACCCTGCGCCAGGTGCCCGTGGGCCCCGACGGCCTCCCCCTGCTGGACGGCGGGCCCCCCCTGGGCCCCTTCACCGACGGCCCCCTGGACCGGCACTTCCTGCTGCGTGGGGGCGGCCCAGCGGCCACGCTCTCCCGCACCTGCCTCGGCGGCGGGGGCGGCTTTCCCGACGAGCCCCGCGACGTCCCCGGCTACGGAAGCCTGTCTCGAGGGCTGGGCGTCCGGCCCCCACGCGGAGgccccccaggcccaggccccgGCGATGGCTGCTTCACCCTGCCCAGCCGCCGGGAGGCCTTTCCTGTGGGGCCAGGGCCGGAGCCGGGGCCGCCGGCCAGCCGCTCACAGCCCGAGCGGTTCCAGGCGGAGCCCTATGGCTTGGAGGACGACGCTCGCAGCCTGGCAGCCGACGAAGAAGGGGCCCCTGAGCTGGAGCCGGACTACGGCACCGCCGCGCGGAGGAGGCCGGACTGTGGGCGGGGCCTGCGCTCCAG GGCCTACGAGGACGTGGCGGACGACGGCGGCGAGCTGATGGAGGAGCGGCCGCCCTTCCCCGCCACCGCGGCGCCCCTGGCGCAGCCGGAACGCGGCAGCCTGGGCAGCCTGGAGCGGGTGGTGCGGCGCTCGCCCTCGGCAGACAGTGCCCGCAAGGAGCCACGCTGGCGGGACCCCGAGCTGCCCGAGGTGCTCGCCATGCTGCGGCACCCCGCGGACCCCGTGAAGGCCAACGCGGCCGCCTACCTGCAGCACCTGTGCTTCGAGAACGAGGCCGTCAAGAGGCGCGTGCGGCAGCTGCGGGGGCTGCCGCTGCTCGTGGCCCTGCTGGACCACCCGCGGGCGGAGGTGCGGCGCCGCGCCTGCGGGGCACTGCGGAACCTCTCCTACGGCCGGGACGCCGACAACAAGGCGGCCATCCGGGACTGTGGCGGAGTGCCCGCCCTGGTGCGCCTGCTGCGGGCAGCGCGGGACAGCGAAGTCCGCGAGCTTGTCACAG GCACGCTCTGGAACCTGTCATCCTACGAGCCCCTGAAGATGGTCATCATCGACCATGGCCTGCAGACGCTGACCCACGAGGTCATCGTGCCGAACTCGGGCTGGGAGCCGGAGCCCAATGAGGACTCCAAGCCACGGGACGCCGAGTGGACAACCGTTTTCAAGAACACGTCAGGTTGCCTGAG GAATGTGAGCTCAGACGGCGCAGAGGCCCGGCGGCGGCTCCGCGAGTGTGAGGGGCTGGTGGACGCCCTGCTGCACGCTCTGCAGTCGGCCGTGGGCAGGAAGGACACTGACAACAAG TCGGTGGAGAACTGTGTGTGCATTGTCCGGAACCTCTCCTACCACGTGCATAAGGAGGTGCCGGGGGCCGAAAGGTACCAGGAGGCCGAGCCCGGGCCCCCGGGTGGTTCTGGGAGCGCCCAGCGCCGGAGCAGGGAGGACGCCGGCTGCTTCGGTGGCAAGAAGGCCAAAG AAGAGTGGTTCCATCAAG GGAAGCGGGATGGAGAGATGGACCAGAACTCGGACACCCTGGACCTGCCCAAGCGCACTGAGGCTGCCAAGG GCTTCGAGCTGCTGTACCAGCCCGAGGTGGTGCGTCTCTACCTGTCCCTCCTGACGGAGAGCCGCAACTTCAACACCCTGGAGGCCGCGGCCGGCGCCCTGCAGAACCTCAGCGCCGGGAACTGGGTG TGGGCCACGTACATCCGCGCCGCGGTGCGCAAGGAGCGCGGGCTGCCGGTGCTGGTGGAGCTGCTGCAGTCGGAGACCGACAAGGTGGTGCGCGCCGTCGCCATCGCCCTGCGCAACCTCTCGCTCGACCGGCGCAACAAAGACCTTATCG GGAGCTACGCCATGGCCGAGCTTGTGAGAAACGTGCGCAGCGCGCAGGCGCCCGCCCGGCCCGGTGTccgcctggaggaggacacagtggTGGCCGTGCTCAACACGATCCACGAGATCGTGTCCGACAGTCTGGACAACGCGCGCTCGCTGCTGCAAGCTCGCGGCGTGCCCGCGCTGGTGGCACTGGGCGCCTCCAG CCAATCGGTGCGCGAGGCGAAGGCCGCGTCGCACGTGCTGCAGACCGTGTGGAGCTACAAGGAGCTGCGCAGCGCCCTCCAGAAGGACGGCTGGAGCAAGGCGCGCTTCCAG TCAGCCGCTGCTAATGCCAGGGGCCCCAAGGCAGCCCCGAGTCCGGGAGGCTTGGACGACAGCACGCTGCCGCTGGTGGAAAAGAGCCTGG ACGGTGAGAAGCCAGGCGGCCGGGACATGATCCCCATGGAGGCGCTTGGTCCAG ATGGCTACTCCACCATGGACAGGAGGGAGCGTAGGCCTCGAGGCAGTGACCCAGCGGGGGAGACCTCTGAGAAGGAGCCGTTGAAA CCCGACCCCAGCAGGAAGGCTCCTCCGCCCGGGCCCAGCAGGCCTGCAGTCAGGCTGGTGGACGCTGTGGGGGACGCCAGGCCTCAGCCTGTCGACTCCTGGGTCTAG